In Anaerolineales bacterium, a genomic segment contains:
- the lanM gene encoding type 2 lantipeptide synthetase LanM yields the protein MPFTDAELRAIIARAATPQERLTEAYSPLDHQDDALLPARLERWIAFAANHDLARFERRLSLDGLDKDTAQRMIRDVRFKDDQPLPEWAILLNEALAEMPSLEALLDPEFTETNRFLIPDDPKPFEEILVPFLYAGRKRMRAALPAEALARFSAVALAQMESGLIDMLSSACGQTLLLEFSLYRAPHITRLVGFAPGEHPRDLYDAFVREFHGGRLARYLTEYAALARLVGTLTLQWVTATTECIRRIHEDWDAIHALFGRTLPSPNEVLAVKGSASDRHREGRTVNILRFDNGLRVVYKPKSLGLDAAYDALLVWLNDRAKADPFIHAEYPPLKAITTLAREDYGYAEFVEFAPIRDEDAARRYYRRAGALMAILYAIGGTDFHRENVIAAGEYPTLIDMELSLYPHVRPFEGIEDEITLHAADWVFGDSVLGSGLLTAWGMIPGGKSVDIAGLGGDTAEELAYRAPKWFNPNRDTITYQPGTHHEAHRENVLFLLPQGETVAQYAPPYRYRDEIESGLRAAYALIVRNRSPLTAPDGPLAQMAEHPARYLLRATRLYSLIYQRSTRPDCTRDGTDRAFIIEQLARGMILQYSVHPFWRALAEESASVMRGDIPLFPFHPAANALLLSDDSPIMSPFAESGFDLAIRRILAMSGEDLERQVGLMRGALALRFAAKITPTITAAEGSKPFAVEPDSLAPLKAETLVERALEIADALRESAIPIGRGVEWVQPQFDVNTGRFDLGLMSYTLYEGKAGVGIFLAAVAKLTGDPTWRDMTVAAVRNLRVDVHHPESTVMRRFGIGGMDGFASAVYGLTKMAILLDDSTFLADAAAAARGITPQRIAADRRLDILGGAAGAILGLLALQRTAPNDEWIATAKACGDHLLANRTAGEDGLRAWVTLEGTRLIGFLHGSAGIGMALIKLYEVTGEAKYLEAALEAIAYERTKFNAEAKNFPDLRPSQQPPDGRPFFIDNYCHGSAGIALARLVSLTVVDDPEAALLEIDACLTAASQPALAERFDFLCCGTFGRIESLLVNGVKLHQPDWVDTAGRRAAYVLARRKARGYFYLDDALPPGMPLYSLFQGVTGIGYGLLRLAFPNLLPSVAILD from the coding sequence ATGCCCTTCACGGATGCTGAACTTAGGGCGATCATCGCCCGTGCTGCGACGCCGCAAGAGCGGTTGACTGAAGCGTACTCCCCTCTTGACCATCAAGACGATGCCCTTCTTCCTGCGCGGCTAGAACGTTGGATTGCTTTTGCTGCCAACCACGATCTCGCCCGTTTTGAGCGCCGCCTGAGCCTTGATGGGCTAGATAAAGACACCGCCCAACGGATGATCCGTGATGTCCGCTTCAAAGACGATCAACCCCTCCCAGAATGGGCGATCCTTCTTAACGAAGCGCTTGCCGAAATGCCCTCGCTTGAGGCACTTCTCGATCCTGAATTCACGGAGACAAACCGTTTTCTCATTCCTGACGACCCCAAACCCTTTGAGGAAATCCTCGTCCCCTTCCTCTACGCCGGACGAAAGCGTATGAGAGCGGCACTCCCTGCCGAGGCGCTTGCCCGCTTCTCCGCTGTGGCGCTGGCACAGATGGAAAGCGGCTTGATCGACATGCTCAGCAGTGCGTGCGGGCAGACGCTCCTTCTGGAATTTTCCCTTTACCGCGCTCCACACATCACACGACTCGTCGGCTTTGCGCCGGGCGAACACCCCCGCGATCTCTATGATGCGTTTGTTCGGGAGTTTCACGGCGGACGCTTGGCGAGGTATCTCACCGAATATGCCGCCCTTGCCCGCCTTGTGGGGACGCTCACCCTTCAATGGGTGACGGCAACCACCGAATGCATCCGCCGTATCCATGAGGATTGGGACGCCATTCACGCCCTTTTCGGGCGGACCCTCCCCTCACCTAATGAAGTCCTTGCCGTGAAGGGCAGCGCCAGTGACCGCCACCGCGAAGGGCGGACGGTGAACATCCTTCGTTTTGATAACGGGCTGCGCGTTGTCTACAAGCCGAAATCTTTAGGGTTGGACGCCGCCTATGATGCACTTTTGGTTTGGCTGAATGATCGCGCCAAAGCTGATCCCTTCATCCACGCCGAATACCCCCCCTTGAAGGCGATCACCACCCTCGCCCGCGAGGATTATGGCTATGCCGAATTTGTTGAGTTCGCGCCCATCCGCGATGAAGACGCCGCCCGTCGCTATTACCGCCGCGCCGGAGCGCTTATGGCGATCCTCTATGCCATTGGGGGGACAGACTTCCACCGCGAAAATGTCATTGCTGCTGGCGAATACCCTACTCTCATCGATATGGAGCTATCGCTCTACCCCCATGTTCGCCCCTTTGAGGGGATTGAAGATGAAATCACCCTTCATGCCGCCGATTGGGTCTTTGGCGATTCAGTTTTGGGGTCGGGCTTGCTTACGGCGTGGGGGATGATCCCCGGCGGGAAAAGCGTCGATATTGCTGGTTTGGGTGGGGATACCGCTGAAGAACTTGCCTACCGCGCCCCCAAATGGTTTAACCCCAACCGCGACACAATTACCTACCAACCGGGGACACACCACGAGGCGCACCGCGAGAACGTTTTATTTTTGCTCCCACAGGGGGAAACCGTCGCCCAATATGCGCCTCCCTATCGCTATCGGGATGAGATTGAGAGCGGACTCCGCGCTGCCTATGCGCTCATTGTGCGCAACCGATCCCCCCTCACCGCCCCTGATGGTCCGTTGGCGCAGATGGCGGAACACCCTGCCCGCTATCTCTTACGGGCAACGCGCCTGTACAGCCTGATTTACCAACGTTCCACCCGCCCCGATTGCACCCGCGATGGGACGGATCGTGCCTTCATCATCGAACAACTAGCACGGGGGATGATCCTCCAATATTCCGTCCATCCCTTTTGGCGGGCGTTAGCGGAAGAATCCGCCTCGGTTATGCGCGGGGATATTCCGCTCTTTCCGTTTCATCCGGCGGCAAACGCGCTCCTCCTCTCCGATGATTCACCGATCATGTCCCCCTTTGCCGAGAGCGGCTTCGATCTCGCAATTCGGCGCATTTTGGCGATGAGCGGTGAGGATTTGGAACGCCAAGTCGGTCTGATGCGCGGCGCATTGGCACTGCGTTTCGCCGCCAAGATAACCCCCACAATCACTGCTGCTGAGGGGAGCAAACCGTTCGCTGTCGAGCCTGACAGCCTTGCCCCCTTAAAGGCAGAAACGCTTGTTGAACGCGCCCTTGAGATTGCCGATGCCCTCCGCGAAAGCGCCATTCCCATTGGGCGCGGGGTGGAATGGGTGCAGCCGCAGTTCGACGTGAATACCGGACGCTTTGACCTCGGCTTGATGAGCTATACGCTCTACGAAGGGAAAGCGGGCGTGGGAATTTTCCTCGCGGCAGTGGCAAAGCTGACCGGCGACCCGACGTGGCGTGATATGACGGTGGCTGCCGTGCGGAATTTGCGCGTCGATGTCCATCACCCCGAAAGCACCGTCATGCGCCGCTTTGGAATCGGCGGCATGGATGGCTTTGCCAGCGCCGTTTATGGGCTGACAAAAATGGCGATCCTTCTCGATGATTCAACCTTCCTTGCCGATGCCGCCGCCGCCGCACGGGGAATCACCCCACAGCGCATTGCGGCGGATCGTCGTTTGGATATTCTTGGTGGGGCAGCGGGGGCAATTTTAGGACTATTGGCACTCCAGCGCACCGCCCCCAACGATGAATGGATCGCCACCGCCAAAGCCTGTGGCGATCATCTCCTTGCCAACCGTACCGCCGGGGAGGACGGTTTGCGGGCGTGGGTCACTTTAGAGGGAACGCGCCTGATTGGTTTTTTGCATGGCTCTGCCGGAATCGGCATGGCGCTGATCAAACTCTACGAGGTGACGGGCGAGGCAAAATACCTAGAGGCAGCCCTTGAAGCGATTGCCTATGAAAGGACGAAATTCAATGCCGAGGCGAAAAATTTCCCCGATTTGCGCCCCTCTCAGCAACCCCCCGACGGAAGACCCTTCTTCATCGACAATTACTGTCACGGATCAGCGGGGATTGCCCTAGCGCGGTTGGTCTCGCTCACCGTTGTCGATGATCCCGAAGCGGCGCTCCTTGAAATTGACGCCTGCCTGACGGCAGCCAGCCAACCAGCCCTTGCCGAGCGCTTTGATTTTCTCTGCTGTGGGACGTTTGGGCGGATTGAGTCGCTGTTGGTGAATGGGGTCAAACTCCACCAGCCAGATTGGGTCGATACCGCCGGACGGCGGGCGGCGTATGTCTTGGCGCGGCGGAAGGCGCGGGG
- a CDS encoding maltose ABC transporter substrate-binding protein, which yields MSKKVLTLSFILLAVVAMIAAPIHVAVAQDPTPTEEPLPSTEGVLTVWVNLERAPIIEAAGKAFEEKYGIPVRVQTMGFGDVRNNFNIAAPAGKGPDIIAGAHDWVGQLYGNGLLAPIELTPEVAEKFDAGALELFNYDGKLVGLPYQVEAIAMYYNKDLVTEVPETLDEAVALSEALVKDGKVEQGIAFPTDPYHTFPLFSMYGGGVFGRDAEGNYDPTNVLLDSEGTIAGAMKIDELVKAGVLRDGVDYGKQSDLFKAGKLAMWVTGPWELNNLRTAGVNFGVAKIPAGTQAAAPFIGGQGFMVNAFSKNLLLAQAFLTEFVASDEVQDALFDAAPGISAWLATRESKKDDDLSMFALSVADGQPMPTIPQMAAFWSTAGNAVTLIYQQKGDPAEIMKEAATAAREEIAKSK from the coding sequence ATGTCCAAGAAAGTGTTAACCCTGTCTTTTATTTTGTTGGCGGTGGTAGCGATGATCGCTGCCCCCATCCACGTTGCTGTGGCACAAGACCCCACGCCAACGGAAGAACCGCTGCCCTCCACCGAGGGTGTGTTGACGGTTTGGGTCAACCTTGAACGCGCTCCGATTATCGAAGCGGCGGGCAAGGCGTTTGAGGAGAAGTATGGCATTCCGGTGCGCGTCCAGACGATGGGCTTCGGGGATGTCCGTAACAACTTCAACATTGCTGCTCCGGCTGGCAAGGGTCCCGACATCATCGCCGGTGCGCATGACTGGGTAGGGCAGCTTTACGGAAATGGCTTGCTCGCCCCGATTGAACTGACCCCCGAAGTGGCGGAGAAGTTCGACGCTGGCGCGTTGGAGTTGTTCAACTACGATGGCAAGTTGGTTGGTCTCCCCTACCAAGTGGAGGCAATTGCCATGTACTACAACAAAGACCTTGTGACGGAAGTCCCAGAGACACTTGACGAAGCCGTAGCGCTCTCCGAGGCGTTGGTGAAAGATGGTAAGGTTGAGCAAGGCATTGCCTTCCCCACCGATCCGTACCACACCTTCCCGCTTTTCAGCATGTACGGTGGCGGCGTTTTCGGACGTGACGCCGAAGGCAACTACGACCCCACGAATGTCCTCCTCGACAGCGAAGGGACAATTGCCGGGGCGATGAAGATCGATGAACTGGTGAAGGCTGGTGTTCTGCGCGACGGTGTGGACTATGGCAAGCAGTCTGACCTGTTCAAGGCGGGTAAGCTGGCGATGTGGGTGACCGGTCCGTGGGAACTCAACAACCTGCGCACTGCTGGTGTGAATTTCGGCGTGGCGAAAATCCCCGCTGGCACGCAAGCGGCTGCACCGTTCATCGGCGGGCAGGGCTTCATGGTCAACGCCTTCAGCAAGAACTTGCTCTTGGCGCAGGCGTTCCTGACCGAGTTTGTGGCGTCTGACGAAGTGCAAGACGCGCTCTTTGATGCCGCACCCGGGATCAGTGCTTGGCTGGCGACCCGCGAATCGAAGAAGGACGATGATCTGAGCATGTTCGCCCTTTCCGTTGCCGATGGGCAGCCCATGCCGACCATCCCCCAGATGGCAGCATTCTGGTCAACCGCAGGCAACGCAGTGACCTTGATCTACCAGCAGAAGGGTGACCCGGCAGAGATCATGAAAGAAGCTGCCACCGCTGCCCGCGAAGAAATCGCAAAATCGAAGTAA
- a CDS encoding ABC transporter permease subunit has translation MKLSPLSTPALITRVVLLGLFNVSALWLAITLGSRMSVFLGILIGIFALVTNIVFIDDRLFPWRWIVPAFAGMVLLVLYPIGYSLSVAFTNYGDNHTYDKGRAIQIITGQGYIEPAEPRTFQTYIYTRQLEKPALTDFRFYLIDQDGNAFVGKVDEEKLTPAAEVELGEKDANGVPATISGEFKKVPPQTFSQTLQGLTLNDPPYQVQLTTLQLLQQRFLAKRLEQRYIYDEAADTITDRQTGEVYTPERGTFINRVGETKKELSPGFYIFLGLDNLTSVVTDPQIRGPFFMIFIWTISFALGSVVSTFALGLLFALLLNAKQLPFRVIFRSLLILPYAIPFWLSARTWQGLLGNNAPVNNIVVGLMGRPQGSVNLFADPTAAKLVVLFVNLYLGFPYMMLICLGALQSIPSDMYEAAVIDGADDRQQFQFITLPLLLLAVGPLLIASFAFNFNNFTLIELLNGGGPPMSAGGVAGHTDILLSYTFRLAFGGSRGAQYGFAAAIGIFIFVIVASITFINFRFTRQLEEVSKNV, from the coding sequence ATGAAACTGTCACCGTTATCAACCCCGGCATTGATCACCCGCGTGGTCTTGCTCGGTCTTTTCAATGTGTCTGCCCTTTGGTTAGCTATCACGCTTGGCAGTCGGATGAGCGTGTTTTTAGGTATTCTAATCGGCATCTTCGCGCTCGTGACGAATATTGTTTTCATTGATGATCGGTTGTTTCCCTGGCGGTGGATCGTCCCAGCCTTTGCCGGCATGGTGTTACTCGTCTTGTACCCTATTGGCTACTCCCTGAGCGTAGCCTTCACCAACTATGGCGACAACCACACCTACGATAAAGGGCGTGCCATCCAGATTATCACCGGACAAGGGTATATCGAACCCGCTGAGCCGCGCACCTTTCAAACGTACATCTATACGCGGCAGTTGGAAAAACCAGCCCTCACGGACTTCCGATTCTACTTGATTGACCAAGATGGCAATGCCTTTGTGGGCAAGGTCGATGAGGAAAAGCTGACGCCAGCGGCTGAGGTCGAGCTAGGCGAAAAAGACGCCAATGGCGTTCCAGCGACGATTTCCGGCGAATTCAAGAAAGTGCCGCCACAGACCTTCAGCCAAACACTGCAAGGGCTAACGCTCAACGACCCACCCTATCAAGTCCAATTGACGACTCTCCAACTCCTTCAACAGCGCTTTTTAGCAAAGCGTCTGGAACAGCGTTACATCTATGACGAAGCGGCAGATACAATCACCGATAGGCAAACGGGCGAGGTCTATACCCCTGAGCGCGGCACATTTATCAACCGCGTCGGGGAAACGAAGAAGGAACTTAGCCCCGGCTTTTACATCTTCTTGGGGTTGGATAATCTGACAAGCGTCGTCACCGATCCGCAAATTCGCGGTCCATTCTTCATGATCTTCATTTGGACGATTAGCTTTGCGCTAGGGAGTGTTGTCAGCACCTTTGCCTTAGGACTGCTCTTTGCCCTTTTGCTGAATGCCAAACAACTCCCTTTCCGAGTGATCTTCCGTTCTCTGCTCATCTTGCCCTATGCTATTCCCTTTTGGCTCAGCGCACGGACGTGGCAGGGGTTATTGGGCAACAACGCCCCGGTGAACAACATCGTTGTTGGGCTAATGGGGCGTCCGCAGGGATCGGTAAACCTGTTTGCCGACCCCACCGCGGCAAAACTGGTGGTCTTGTTTGTGAATCTCTATTTAGGCTTCCCCTACATGATGCTGATCTGCTTGGGGGCGCTTCAGAGCATCCCTTCGGATATGTACGAAGCAGCGGTGATTGATGGGGCGGATGATCGTCAGCAGTTCCAATTCATCACGCTGCCCTTGCTGCTTTTGGCGGTAGGACCGCTCCTCATCGCCAGCTTTGCCTTCAATTTCAACAATTTTACGCTGATCGAACTGCTGAACGGGGGCGGACCTCCGATGAGTGCCGGCGGTGTGGCAGGGCATACGGATATTTTGCTCTCGTATACCTTCCGTTTGGCGTTTGGGGGAAGTCGCGGGGCGCAGTATGGCTTTGCTGCCGCTATTGGGATATTTATCTTCGTGATCGTCGCCTCGATCACCTTTATCAATTTCCGCTTCACGCGGCAGTTGGAGGAGGTCTCCAAAAATGTCTAG
- a CDS encoding sugar ABC transporter permease, whose amino-acid sequence MRYAILSIGVLFAIYPIVLLVWASVDSRNSVTAGINPEFFTTGNYTRLFSSPQTPILKWLGNSVFVSGTSTLITLTLTTLGAYSFSRYRFKYRQASLLGTLIIQMFPSVVALVAFYLLLQQIGEFIPFLGLNSLGGLILIYSGGALGAGAWLMKGYFDTVPRDLDESAQVDGATHWVTFTQVILPLVRPILAVTAILSFIGTFNDYLLPRVLISDQESYTLAVGLANFISGRFTTEWGVFAAGALLGTLPIILIFIALQSQIVSGLSSGAVKG is encoded by the coding sequence ATGCGCTATGCCATCTTAAGTATCGGTGTGCTTTTCGCCATCTACCCAATCGTCCTCTTGGTGTGGGCGTCTGTCGATTCGCGAAACAGCGTCACCGCCGGAATCAACCCAGAGTTTTTCACGACAGGGAATTACACCCGCTTGTTTAGCAGCCCACAAACACCGATTCTAAAATGGTTGGGGAATTCCGTGTTCGTCTCAGGGACAAGCACATTGATTACTCTCACCCTGACCACACTCGGCGCGTATTCCTTCTCCCGCTACCGTTTCAAATATCGCCAAGCCAGTTTGCTAGGGACGTTAATCATTCAAATGTTCCCTAGTGTGGTGGCGCTCGTCGCCTTTTACCTGCTGCTCCAGCAGATTGGGGAATTCATTCCCTTTCTGGGCTTAAATTCGCTCGGCGGGCTGATCCTGATTTATTCAGGGGGGGCGCTAGGAGCGGGCGCATGGCTGATGAAAGGCTACTTCGATACCGTCCCCCGCGATCTGGATGAGTCGGCACAGGTGGACGGAGCAACCCATTGGGTGACCTTCACTCAAGTGATCTTGCCACTGGTACGCCCAATTTTGGCGGTGACGGCGATCTTGAGTTTCATTGGAACGTTCAACGATTACCTGCTGCCGCGTGTTTTGATCAGCGATCAAGAGAGCTACACGCTCGCCGTTGGCTTGGCAAACTTCATCTCCGGGCGCTTCACGACGGAATGGGGGGTTTTTGCGGCAGGGGCGCTTTTGGGGACGCTGCCGATTATCTTAATATTCATCGCCTTGCAGTCGCAGATCGTTAGCGGTCTGTCGTCCGGTGCGGTGAAGGGGTGA
- a CDS encoding NAD(P)H-dependent oxidoreductase subunit E encodes MDPKIPIPNPDDKRWRLVVAKMRHHGFAPEALIETLHAVQSAFGYLDTTALRFVAASLRIPLSRVYGVATFYNVFIMKPQGEHTCVVCLGTACYIKGSAEVLAEIQRTNHLAPGETTPDKKVSLVIARCLGTCGIAPVATFDGDVIGKISPQQAVSKIEEWLTP; translated from the coding sequence ATGGACCCCAAAATACCCATTCCCAACCCTGACGACAAACGGTGGCGGCTTGTGGTGGCGAAAATGCGCCATCACGGATTTGCCCCAGAAGCCCTTATCGAAACCTTACACGCTGTTCAAAGCGCCTTTGGCTATTTAGATACGACGGCGCTGCGTTTCGTCGCAGCCAGTTTGCGGATTCCTCTCAGCCGCGTATATGGAGTGGCAACCTTCTATAACGTCTTCATTATGAAGCCGCAAGGGGAGCATACCTGTGTAGTCTGCTTAGGGACAGCCTGCTACATCAAAGGCAGCGCCGAGGTCTTGGCGGAAATTCAACGCACCAACCACCTTGCCCCCGGCGAAACCACCCCAGATAAAAAAGTGTCGTTGGTCATTGCCCGCTGTCTGGGGACGTGTGGCATAGCCCCTGTCGCCACTTTTGATGGCGATGTGATCGGCAAAATCAGCCCCCAACAGGCGGTATCCAAGATTGAGGAGTGGCTTACCCCTTGA
- a CDS encoding NAD(P)H-dependent oxidoreductase subunit E yields MNTEDLHQLAAEETKRLQSAKHRLFVCMGTGCLSAHSDQVKAALEQAVENQDQKPHCHVVSGGCQGLCASGPMVVVEPQGTLYQHVQPDDAPEIIERLDRAPLERLIDTQNTAFFQRQKKVVLNLEGKIDPERIEAYIAVGGYAALLHALTEMTPAEVLEQVTRSGLRGRGGAGYSTGLKWSTVAKARSEHKYVICNGDEGDPGAFMDRSVMEDYPHRIIEGLAIAAYAIGADSGYIYVRAEYPLAVKRLGLAIRQAQKLGLLGNAIGGTPFNFHLDIRMGAGAFVCGEETALIASIEGGRGTPRPRPPYPATSGLFGYPTLINNVETFANIAEIITHGSDWFAQIGTEKSKGTKIFALTGKINNSGLIEVPMGITLREIIYEIGGGIPNNRAFKAVQTGGPSGGCMPAALLDSPVDYESLQQAGSHMGSGGMIVMDETSCMVDVATYFMEFCMTESCGKCIPCRVGTAQMYDLLLKITHGEATLDDLAMLETLCEMVKATSLCGLGQGAPSPVQSTLRYFREEYLAHIVEKRCPAGVCKIKTREGARA; encoded by the coding sequence TTGAACACAGAAGACCTTCATCAACTAGCAGCGGAAGAAACCAAACGGCTGCAAAGCGCGAAGCACCGGCTCTTTGTCTGCATGGGAACAGGGTGTCTCTCGGCACACAGCGATCAGGTGAAGGCTGCGTTGGAACAGGCAGTGGAAAATCAGGATCAAAAACCACACTGCCACGTTGTCAGCGGGGGCTGTCAGGGCTTGTGCGCCTCTGGTCCGATGGTTGTGGTTGAGCCGCAGGGGACACTCTATCAGCACGTACAGCCCGACGACGCGCCGGAAATCATCGAACGCCTTGATCGAGCGCCGCTTGAACGGCTTATTGACACGCAGAACACGGCGTTTTTCCAACGCCAAAAGAAAGTTGTCTTGAATCTTGAGGGCAAGATAGACCCCGAACGGATTGAAGCCTATATTGCCGTTGGCGGCTATGCTGCTCTGCTCCACGCCCTGACGGAAATGACGCCCGCCGAAGTGCTTGAACAAGTCACGCGCAGCGGGCTGCGCGGACGCGGCGGGGCGGGCTATTCCACCGGACTCAAGTGGAGTACGGTTGCCAAAGCCCGCAGCGAACACAAATACGTTATTTGCAATGGCGATGAGGGCGATCCCGGCGCTTTCATGGATCGCAGTGTCATGGAAGATTATCCGCACCGGATCATCGAGGGGCTTGCCATTGCCGCCTATGCCATCGGCGCAGACAGCGGCTACATCTACGTGCGGGCAGAATACCCCTTGGCGGTGAAGCGTTTGGGGCTGGCAATTCGCCAAGCGCAAAAATTGGGGCTGCTTGGCAATGCCATCGGCGGCACACCCTTCAATTTCCATCTCGATATTCGGATGGGGGCAGGGGCGTTCGTCTGCGGGGAAGAAACGGCGCTGATCGCCTCTATTGAAGGGGGGCGGGGGACACCGCGTCCGCGCCCGCCCTACCCGGCAACCTCCGGCTTATTCGGTTATCCCACGCTGATCAACAATGTGGAAACCTTTGCCAATATCGCAGAGATCATCACGCATGGTAGCGATTGGTTTGCCCAGATTGGCACGGAAAAAAGCAAAGGGACAAAGATTTTTGCGCTGACGGGGAAGATCAACAACAGCGGACTCATCGAAGTTCCTATGGGGATCACCCTACGCGAGATCATTTATGAGATTGGCGGCGGCATCCCTAATAACCGCGCCTTCAAAGCCGTGCAGACGGGCGGTCCCTCTGGCGGCTGTATGCCTGCCGCCCTTTTGGATAGCCCCGTCGATTATGAATCGCTTCAGCAAGCCGGATCGCACATGGGATCGGGCGGCATGATCGTCATGGATGAAACCTCCTGCATGGTCGATGTTGCCACCTATTTCATGGAATTTTGCATGACAGAATCCTGTGGCAAGTGCATCCCCTGCCGCGTCGGCACAGCCCAAATGTACGATTTGCTCCTGAAGATTACGCATGGCGAGGCAACCCTTGATGACCTTGCCATGCTCGAAACGCTGTGTGAGATGGTGAAGGCAACCAGTCTGTGCGGGTTGGGGCAAGGTGCGCCAAGCCCTGTTCAAAGCACGCTGCGCTATTTTCGAGAGGAATACCTCGCCCATATTGTTGAAAAACGCTGTCCGGCAGGCGTTTGCAAGATCAAGACGCGGGAGGGGGCAAGGGCATGA
- the hoxU gene encoding bidirectional hydrogenase complex protein HoxU — MTKIVTLKINDRDVSGRDDETILDIARENGMFIPTLCHLDGLGDVGACRLCLVEIKGSSKLQPACATLIQEGMDIQTDSPRLATYRKLIVQMLFVEGNHICSVCVSNGHCELQDMAQTVQLDHIDLAYRSPKRGVDASHNLFAFDGNRCILCTRCVRVCDEIEGAHTWDITGRGIHSEMITDLNQPWGTSDTCTSCGKCVQVCPTGALFQKGKAVAEMTKRKDFLPYLVSMRERKK; from the coding sequence ATGACAAAGATTGTCACACTGAAGATCAATGATCGGGATGTCAGCGGGCGTGATGATGAAACAATCCTGGACATTGCCCGCGAAAACGGCATGTTCATTCCCACTTTATGTCACCTCGATGGGTTGGGGGACGTTGGCGCGTGTCGGCTGTGTCTCGTTGAAATCAAAGGGAGTTCAAAATTGCAACCCGCCTGTGCCACCCTGATTCAAGAGGGGATGGACATTCAGACGGACAGCCCCCGTCTAGCGACGTACCGCAAGCTGATTGTTCAAATGCTGTTTGTCGAAGGAAATCACATTTGCTCTGTATGCGTCTCGAACGGGCATTGCGAACTGCAAGACATGGCGCAGACCGTTCAGCTTGACCATATCGATCTCGCCTACCGCTCTCCCAAGCGGGGTGTAGACGCCTCGCACAATCTTTTTGCCTTTGATGGCAACCGCTGCATTCTCTGTACGCGCTGCGTGCGGGTGTGCGATGAGATTGAAGGCGCTCATACCTGGGACATCACCGGACGGGGCATTCACAGCGAGATGATCACCGATCTGAACCAACCATGGGGAACATCGGATACCTGCACAAGCTGCGGAAAGTGCGTTCAAGTCTGCCCCACCGGAGCGCTTTTCCAAAAGGGCAAAGCCGTTGCCGAAATGACAAAGCGCAAGGACTTTTTGCCCTACTTGGTCAGTATGCGGGAAAGGAAGAAATAG
- a CDS encoding NADP oxidoreductase: MTAPLATPPTAKKRLATIWLDGCSGCHMSFLDLDERLLELTAHMEIVYSPLVDHKVFPNHVDVTLVEGSVSSEEDLHKIQHVRAHTGYLISLGDCAVTGNVPSLRNPLGVGAVIQRAYLESDLLHPLLPDQGVPILLPFVRPVHAVVKVDLYVPGCPPSADTIYYALSEVLAGRTPDLSTRTRFGK; the protein is encoded by the coding sequence ATGACCGCCCCTCTTGCGACGCCGCCCACAGCAAAAAAGCGTTTGGCAACAATCTGGCTGGATGGTTGCTCCGGCTGCCATATGTCCTTCCTTGATCTGGATGAGCGGCTGCTAGAACTGACCGCCCACATGGAGATTGTGTACAGCCCGTTAGTCGATCACAAGGTATTTCCCAATCACGTCGATGTGACCTTGGTGGAAGGGTCGGTGAGCAGCGAGGAGGACTTGCATAAAATTCAGCATGTCCGTGCGCACACCGGATACCTCATCTCGCTTGGCGATTGTGCCGTGACGGGCAATGTCCCTTCGCTGCGCAATCCACTTGGTGTGGGGGCAGTTATCCAGCGGGCATACCTTGAAAGCGATCTCCTTCATCCGCTGCTGCCCGATCAGGGTGTGCCAATATTGCTGCCCTTTGTGCGCCCTGTCCATGCCGTTGTGAAAGTTGATTTATATGTTCCCGGCTGCCCACCCTCGGCGGACACCATTTACTATGCCCTGAGCGAGGTCTTGGCGGGACGAACGCCCGATCTAAGCACCCGTACTCGATTTGGAAAATGA